Proteins co-encoded in one Yamadazyma tenuis chromosome 1, complete sequence genomic window:
- the PRE7 gene encoding Proteasome subunit beta type-6 (BUSCO:EOG0926457R; MEROPS:MER0005692; EggNog:ENOG503NZ3T; COG:O) has protein sequence MNTTIASEYSAETHATPIEHRFNPYSDNGGTVLGIAGKDFAVLAGDTRHVEGYSINSRYEPKIFNVGDDIVMTANGFAADGKALINSFKTQLKWYKFDHNDKRFSIQSAARYIRHLLYGKRFFPYYVSTLIAGLDDEGKGCVYSFDPVGSYEREQCRAGGSASSLIMPFLDNQVNFKNQYEPDSDGKVKKPLRYLELDEVLELVKDAFSSATERHIQVGDGLEIHIVTKEGVRVEYFPLKRD, from the coding sequence ATGAACACCACCATTGCATCAGAATACTCAGCAGAAACACACGCCACGCCCATTGAACATAGATTCAACCCTTACTCGGACAATGGGGGGACGGTCCTTGGAATTGCCGGTAAGGATTTCGCGGTGTTGGCGGGTGATACCAGACATGTTGAAGGGTACTCGATCAATTCTCGGTATGAACCCAAGATTTTCAACGTGGGCGACGACATCGTCATGACCGCCAACGGGTTTGCGGCCGACGGAAAGGCCTTAATCAACAGCTTCAAGACCCAGTTGAAATGGTACAAATTTGACCATAATGACAAGAGATTCTCCATTCAAAGTGCTGCTAGGTATATCCGTCATTTACTTTACGGAAAGAGGTTTTTCCCGTACTACGTCAGCACCTTGATTGCGGGATTGGACGACGAGGGAAAGGGGTGTGTTTACTCGTTTGACCCGGTGGGTTCTTATGAGCGTGAACAGTGTAGGGCAGGAGGTTCAGCTTCGAGTTTGATTATGCCATTCTTGGATAACCAAGTGAATTTCAAGAACCAGTACGAGCCAGATAGTGACGGGAAGGTAAAGAAGCCATTGCggtacttggagttggatgaggtgttggagttggtgaaggatGCGTTTTCTTCGGCCACCGAAAGACATATTCAAGTGGGTGATGGATTAGAGATCCATATAGTCACGAAGGAGGGGGTACGGGTGGAGTACTTTCCATTGAAGAGAGATTAG
- the DAL1 gene encoding Allantoinase (MEROPS:MER0005767; COG:F; EggNog:ENOG503NWXN): MSFALASKNVLLDDHLVAATIIYSQQTGKILDIHHQILPRTDPVLALYHVAPENYRDVTPLIVMPGLVDAHVHLNEPGRTEWEGFATGTQAAASGGVTTVIDMPLNAIPPTTTVENFLLKISAAAGKCYVDVGFWGGLVPDNIDSLRPLIRMGVRGFKSFLIESGVEEFPAIKPKHILRAMKEVDGLKTLLMFHAEMQPNVQDGPAIMVHQVENKTPKLVPNENRPNFYLDESDDSDEHSHKQRNIDDLLNDSSNDTSDIDSINGVGNDIEDFDLGMSASFIHRAPKPVVDLLSRQHGPRGEYENVRFPHRPAGSIDRSGLTDEQAKALAKSPYLAGSEPIYGRFARMAHHHDSLAPGDDPKSPLLMAQREDKLLENIDPTSYASFLASRPDSFETTAIAEIINCSTMIPTVPLHIVHLATHEAIPLIRAAKAQNLPISAETCFHYLSFYAENIPKCSTHFKCCPPIRTDDNRKLLWKALRNDIITTVVSDHSPCTPDLKGLEKGDFFEAWGGIASVGFGLPIMYTEGLKLYPPITIAEISKWCSWNTAKQVGLSHVKGKIAVGYDADFVLFNPDMTYAVENQKTFFKNKLTAYHGMKFKGKVMETIVRGNSVFAFGEGHSSEPMGRMILEPRFD, from the coding sequence ATGTCCTTTGCTTTGGCGTCTAAAAACGTTCTTCTCGATGATCACCTTGTGGCAGCCACCATCATCTACTCCCAACAAACAGGTAAGATCCTTgatatccaccaccaaattctCCCCCGCACGGACCCAGTGCTAGCGTTATACCACGTCGCGCCCGAGAACTACCGCGACGTGACGCCGCTCATCGTAATGCCCGGGTTGGTCGACGCCCACGTCCACTTGAACGAGCCCGGCCGTACCGAGTGGGAAGGGTTCGCCACCGGCACCCAGGCAGCCGCGTCGGGCGGTGTTACCACCGTCATCGACATGCCCTTGAACGCGATCCcgcccaccaccaccgtggAAAACTTTCTCCTTAAAATCTCCGCCGCCGCCGGTAAGTGCTACGTCGACGTGGGCTTCTGGGGTGGCTTGGTCCCCGATAATATCGACTCGTTACGTCCGTTAATTCGTATGGGTGTTCGTGGTTTTAAATCATTTTTAATCGAGAGTGGAGTGGAAGAGTTCCCAGCCATTAAGCCTAAACACATTCTACGGGCCATGAAAGAAGTGGACGGTTTAAAAACCCTTTTGATGTTCCACGCCGAAATGCAGCCCAATGTCCAGGACGGGCCCGCCATAATGGTGCACCAGGTGGAAAACAAAACCCCCAAATTGGTGCCCAACGAGAACAGGCCCAATTTTTATTTGGACGAAAGCGACGATAGCGATGAGCACTCTCACAAGCAGCGCAACATCGATGATTTACTCAACGACTCATCCAACGACACCTCCGACATCGACTCCATCAACGGGGTGGGTAATgacattgaagattttgatcTTGGGATGTCAGCATCGTTCATCCACAGGGCCCCCAAGCCGGTAGTGGACTTGTTGAGCCGGCAGCACGGTCCTCGCGGTGAGTACGAAAATGTCCGCTTCCCCCACCGCCCCGCCGGCTCCATCGACCGCAGCGGCTTGACGGACGAACAGGCCAAggcattggccaagtccCCGTACCTCGCGGGGTCCGAGCCCATCTACGGTCGGTTTGCGCGTATGGCCCACCACCACGACCTGCTCGCGCCTGGCGACGACCCTAAATCTCCTCTTTTAATGGCCCAGCGTGAGGACAAACTCTTGGAGAACATCGACCCCACGTCGTATGCGTCGTTCCTTGCGTCTCGTCCCGACTCGTTCGAGACCACTGCCATTGCcgaaatcatcaattgCTCCACCATGATTCCTACGGTTCCGTTGCACATTGTCCATTTGGCCACCCACGAGGCCATCCCCTTGATTAGGGCTGCCAAGGCCCAGAACTTGCCGATTTCAGCCGAAACATGCTTCCACTATTTGCTGTTTTACGCCGAGAACATCCCTAAATGTTCCACCCATTTCAAGTGCTGTCCTCCCATCAGGACTGATGATAATAGAAAATTATTGTGGAAGGCTTTGCGGAACgatatcatcaccaccgtgGTGTCGGACCATTCTCCCTGTACGCCAGATTTGAAGGGCTTGGAAAAAGGAGATTTTTTCGAGGCCTGGGGAGGTATTGCTTCCGTAGGCTTTGGCTTACCGATCATGTACACCGAAgggttgaagttgtacCCTCCCATCACCATTGCCGAGATCTCCAAGTGGTGCTCTTGGAACACCGCCAAGCAGGTGGGTTTGTCTCACGTCAAGGGGAAGATCGCCGTAGGATACGATGCTGATTTCGTACTTTTCAATCCAGATATGACGTACGCAGtggaaaaccaaaagacttttttcaagaacaagctTACCGCTTACCATGGAATGAAGTTCAAGGGGAAGGTCATGGAGACGATAGTGAGAGGAAACTCAGTGTTTGCATTTGGAGAAGGTCATTCGTCGGAGCCTATGGGAAGAATGATCTTAGAGCCTAGATTTGACTAG
- the ERD2 gene encoding endoplasmic reticulum retention protein (COG:U; EggNog:ENOG503NUY8), producing MNVFRFLGDMSHLAAAFILLFSIEKNRSIKGLSIKTQALYAVVFVTRYLDVFKFSSFYLTIMKLFFIGSSLYTVYIMATKYRKTIQEDFDQFPVRYLVLGSVFMALAFPRKYRAGEMIWTFSLWLESVAILPQLFILQRTGEAENITTHYIFALGLYRALYIPNWFYRYFAENRLDTTSILSGLVQAVIYSDFFYIYYTKVMHGKRFSLPV from the coding sequence ATGAACGTCTTTAGATTCCTAGGTGATATGTCACATTTGGCCGCCGCCTTCATCCTCTTATTCTCAATCGAAAAAAACCGCTCCATCAAGGGCTTGTCCATCAAAACTCAGGCATTGTATGCCGTGGTGTTCGTCACCAGGTACCTCGatgttttcaaattcagCTCGTTTTACCTCACAATAATGAAGTTGTTTTTCATCGGCTCTTCTTTGTACACCGTGTACATCATGGCCACCAAATACAGAAAAACCATCCAGGAAGACTTTGATCAGTTTCCTGTCAGGTACCTTGTGCTCGGATCGGTTTTCATGGCGTTGGCGTTTCCTCGCAAGTATCGTGCTGGAGAAATGATCTGGACCTTCTCGTTGTGGTTGGAGAGCGTGGCGATCTTGCCGCAGTTGTTCATATTACAAAGAACAGGTGAAGCTgagaacatcaccacccATTACATTTTTGCTTTGGGGTTGTACAGAGCATTGTATATTCCCAACTGGTTTTATCGGTATTTTGCCGAAAACCGTCTTGATACTACGAGTATTTTACTGGGGTTGGTGCAGGCGGTGATCTATTCTGACTTTTTTTACATTTACTATACGAAGGTGATGCACGGCAAGAGGTTTTCGTTGCCGGTGTAG
- the ETR1 gene encoding mitochondrial 2-enoyl thioester reductase (COG:C,K; EggNog:ENOG503NTWX) yields the protein MICLRSTRLFRSVPLRTPIRSMITSHAVMIRQHGEPADVLFTQSYTIDDEHLAPNAVIVKVLASPINPSDINQIQGVYPSQPQKTTQYGTSFPSFVCGNEGLFEVVKVGASVTSVAPGDWALPLRVCSGTWRTYAEFSDDVLFKIPSPAQSTARGKTPLTLQQGAALTVNPLSAYLMLTHFVEPKPGNWFIQNGGNSAVGKFASQMGRLLGLNSISVIRDRPNLDEVKQQLHDTYGATHVITEEENNSREFSGVVKKWLSESGGSLQLGLNCVGGKSSTGVARKLQDNGIMLTYGGMSFQPVILPTSLHIFKNITSAGFWCTRIVEENLQLKKEILEKIISWYEDGELLEAASTASEYTGGDLASFYSERIADSKSGKQVVVNAVE from the coding sequence ATGATCTGTCTCCGGTCCACCCGTCTATTCAGGTCTGTACCCTTAAGAACTCCTATTCGTTCCATGATCACCTCCCACGCCGTCATGATCCGTCAGCATGGCGAGCCTGCCGACGTCTTGTTCACCCAATCGTATaccattgatgatgagCATTTGGCTCCTAATGCCGTGATCGTCAAAGTGTTGGCATCTCCCATTAACCCCAGTGACATCAACCAGATCCAAGGTGTATATCCGTCCCAGCCGCAGAAAACCACCCAGTACGGCACCAGCTTCCCGTCGTTTGTGTGTGGTAATGAGGGGCTTTTTGAAGTGGTGAAGGTGGGTGCCAGTGTCACTTCTGTTGCTCCAGGAGATTGGGCATTGCCGCTCCGGGTGTGCAGTGGCACCTGGCGCACGTACGCCGAGTTCTCTGACGACgtgttgttcaagatccCCAGCCCAGCCCAGTCTACTGCCAGGGGGAAAACCCCGTTGACGCTTCAGCAAGGTGCGGCCTTGACCGTCAATCCGCTCTCCGCGTACTTGATGTTGACCCACTTTGTAGAGCCCAAGCCAGGGAACTGGTTCATTCAGAACGGTGGCAATTCGGCGGTCGGCAAGTTTGCGTCGCAGATGGGCCGTCTTTTGGGGTTGAACTCCATTAGTGTCATTCGTGACAGACCCAACTTGGACGAAGTTAAACAGCAGTTGCACGACACTTACGGGGCCACGCACGTGATCACCGAGGAGGAGAATAACCTGCGTGAGTTCAGTGGCGTGGTCAAGAAGTGGTTGTCTGAGTCGGGTGGCCTGTTGCAATTGGGCTTGAACTGCGTGGGAGGAAAGTCTTCGACCGGCGTGGCACGAAAGTTGCAGGACAATGGGATCATGTTGACATACGGCGGGATGTCGTTCCAGCCGGTGATTTTGCCCACGTCGTTGCatattttcaagaacattaCAAGTGCTGGGTTTTGGTGTACGCGGATTGTAGAGGAGAATTTGCAGTTAAAGaaggagattttggagaagattATTTCGTGGTACGAGGACGGTGAGCTTTTAGAGGCGGCGTCGACGGCCAGCGAGTACACTGGGGGTGATTTGGCGAGCTTTTATAGTGAGAGGATTGCTGACTCTAAGAGTGGTAAGCAGGTGGTGGTAAACGCGGTGGAGTAG
- the GPI11 gene encoding Glycosylphosphatidylinositol (GPI) anchor assembly protein (EggNog:ENOG503P38D; COG:M,O) encodes MPKQKRKVKFDHDDTEDQEAVVVARVPTIIHKWATIPYHLPLILVGMFKFGLTSHVKQTLVKGYISLICLQAVHSYILYINTVDFPDSSSGKKHRKKNKDNLVLLIASSLVLPVLMSPAVLAILVLLGAPVSSHVIETYLLAAHLSTVVATPLLVTFKLNFANFVSVFKSPDLFCVVCHHQTLSSGLLALVGTWIGVLPIPLDWDRPWQAWPVTLVVGTYIGFFGGSVINLAL; translated from the coding sequence ATGCCCAAACAAAAGAGAAAGGTCAAGTTCGATCACGACGACACCGAAGACCAAGAAgctgtggtggtggcccGAGTGCCCAccatcatccacaaatgggCGACAATTCCCTATCATCTCCCACTCATCCTCGTGGGAATGTTCAAATTCGGCCTAACCTCCCACGTCAAACAAACCTTGGTAAAAGGATACATTTCCCTCATCTGCCTCCAGGCTGTCCACTCCTACATTCTCTACATCAACACGGTTGACTTCCCCGACAGTCTGTCTGGCAAAAAACACAGGAAAAAGAACAAGGACaatttggtgttgttgattgCCAGCTCGCTTGTGCTCCCGGTTCTCATGTCCCCAGCGGTATTGGCAATTCTCGTGCTTTTGGGAGCACCGGTCTCGAGCCACGTGATCGAGACCTATCTCCTAGCGGCCCACTTATCGACGGTGGTGGCAACGCCATTGTTGGTGAcgttcaaattgaactttGCCAACTTTGTGTCGGTGTTCAAAAGTCCGGACTTATTCTGTGTGGTGtgtcaccaccaaaccTTACTGAGCGGGTTGTTGGCGTTGGTGGGGACTTGGATCGGGGTGCTTCCGATTCCGCTTGACTGGGATCGTCCATGGCAGGCATGGCCGGTAACATTGGTGGTAGGCACCTATATCGGGTTCTTCGGAGGTTCTGTCATTAATCTTGCCCTATAA
- the CFT1 gene encoding mRNA cleavage and polyadenylation factor subunit (EggNog:ENOG503NX0H; COG:A; BUSCO:EOG092604KQ), with protein MEAYNEFIEPTRVSHCVGAHFISPSRKHVIVAKTSVLQVFEVLRVKKSFRLNLVDQYKLFGTITSIKPIRTIENPKLDYLLVATQLAKISLVRWDHASHSIRTVSLHYYENVIQTSTFDKLNSAELIVEPKNACLCVRYKNLLTFLPFTRLKTEEDEYADEEDGAVTNSYDGIYDSSFLINGQNLDSRIGTIVDADFLHNYRQPTVALLSSKDQVWAGNLFFKKDNISYIVLSLDLNTKKSTTVLKIDDLPYDIDRLISLPSPLNGSLLVGANQLIHIDNGGITRKISVNPFTDLTTKNSKNYINYSHMNLRLENCSVVPLPNENKVLVILSTGEFYMLTFEIDGKTIKRLTFEVVETSRYNGINVTFPGQFAALDNNLLFVGNKNGNSPLIQYKYEGAKEKAVKEDAKDEEDNDGDEELYEDDEEKVKSFSKEKLDFTLCDELINHGPISAFTFGFYSNEKFKSNLINPNYQEVSIFSNSGSHKQSHLNIFTPSIQPTIKSSLTFSTINKLWISNNFLITSDDKNRKSEIFQVNNNFARVKSKDFINKNLTIAIHELNNGKFILQVTPKKILLYDNKFKKKMALNKVLDKEKEEEVFNSYCTDEILMLFLTNGDVKIIAINTYNETFTEISIPKILSDTIITTGYVTNSNILNAVSKDVNLLIKNKKRKFSNLAGDSISKESEESLGPKQKVFILVTGDNRIVLFNRSHNERCYQLNDIDKFTDHLHLGFFENKDSYPDPFIKQVMFNEIGNEISKSQYLTVLTIGGEVILYKLFFDGENFRFLKEENLLITGAPHSSFNVTTKVERQLFHIENLSGLTGIFVSGDVPYYIVKTNHSIPRIFKFARIPIMSFGKFANNQLIFLDDKKNTRICEIPSEFNYENNWPARQINIGETIKDVAYHETSNTFVISTYKEIPYNCLDEENVPIVGIMEDKPSALSYKGSIKLVSPISWTVIDEFELDDNEVGTKVSSMVLDVGSSTRRFKSKREFVVIGTGKLRMEDLAANGSFKVLEIIDVIPEPGHPETNHKFKEFYKEETKGAVTAVSDVSGRFLVSQGQKIIVRDLQDDGVVPVAFLDCSVYVSESKSYGNFVLLGDTLKSVWLAGFDAEPYRMIMLGKDLKSIDVNCADFIVKDEELYIIVGDNNNILHLLKYDPEDPNSSNGQRLVEKAAFNLNAKVTQLKQLPNLMDNSTSCIGSTIEGSFFTVFPINESSYRRMYILQQQLTDKAYHHCGLNPRLNRFGGLKLTANESNNKPILDYDVIKLYAKLNEDRRRNIGAKVSREGSEIWRDMLEFEAGVKM; from the coding sequence ATGGAGGCATACAACGAGTTCATCGAACCCACCCGCGTGTCCCACTGCGTGGGCGCTCACTTCATCTCTCCGTCCCGAAAGCATGTGATCGTCGCCAAAACCTCCGTTTTGCAGGTCTTCGAGGTCCTCCGCGTCAAAAAATCCTTTCGTCTCAACTTGGTCGACCAGTACAAGCTCTTTGGTACCATCACCAGTATTAAACCCATTCGTACCATTGAAAATCCCAAACTCGACTACTTACTTGTGGCCACCCAGCTCGCCAAAATCTCCTTGGTTAGATGGGACCATGCCAGTCACTCCATCCGTACGGTGTCTTTACATTACTACGAAAACGTTATTCAAACATCGACgtttgacaagttgaataGCGCCGAGTTAATTGTTGAGCCTAAAAACGCCTGTCTTTGTGTACGgtacaagaacttgttgacgTTCTTGCCGTTTACTCGCTTgaaaacagaagaagatgagtacgctgatgaagaagatggtgCGGTCACAAACAGCTACGACGGCATCTACGATTCGTCTTTTTTAATTAATGGTCAGAACTTGGACTCGCGGATCGGGACCATCGTCGACGCAGATTTCCTTCACAACTACCGCCAGCCGACGGTGGCGCTTTTGTCGCTGAAAGACCAGGTTTGGGCAGGGAATTTATTTTTTAAAAAAGACAATATCAGTTATATCGTCTTGTCGTTAGAcctcaacaccaagaagtcGACCACCGTCTTAAAAATCGACGATTTGCCGTACGACATTGACCGGTTGATCTCTTTGCCCAGTCCGTTGAACGGTAGTTTACTTGTGGGGGCCAATCAACTCATTCACATCGACAATGGGGGCATCACCAGGAAAATCTCCGTCAACCCGTTCACAGACTTGACCACCAAGAACAGCAAAAACTATATTAACTACTCGCACATGAACTTGCGGTTGGAGAACTGCTCGGTGGTGCCGTTGCCCAATGAAAACAAagtgttggtgattttaCTGACTGGAGAATTCTACATGCTCACGTTTGAAATTGACGGGAAAACCATCAAGCGGCTCACATttgaggtggtggaaacTAGCCGGTATAATGGCATAAACGTGACTTTTCCTGGCCAATTCGCTGCCTTGGACAATAACTTGTTGTTTGTCGGCAATAAGAACGGTAACAGTCCGTTGATCCAGTACAAATATGAAGGAGCGAAAGAAAAGGCCGTGAAGGAGGACGctaaagatgaagaagacaatgaCGGAGATGAGGAGTTGtacgaagatgatgaagagaagGTGAAGAGCTTCTCGAAGGAAAAGCTTGATTTCACCCTTTGTGacgagttgatcaaccaTGGGCCAATCTCAGCATTCACATTTGGATTCTACTCTAAcgaaaagttcaagtccaacttaATAAACCCCAACTACCAAGAAGTGTCGATATTCTCCAACTCCGGATCTCACAAGCAAAGTCACCTTAACATCTTCACTCCCAGTATCCAACCTACCATCAAATCGTCGTTGACGTTTTCCacaatcaacaagttgtgGATTTCGAATAACTTTTTGATCACCTCCGACGATAAGAATCGCAAATCGGAAATCTTTCAGGTGAATAACAATTTTGCTAGAGTGAAGTCCAAggatttcatcaataaaaACTTGACTATAGCCATCCACGAGTTGAATAATGGAAAGTTTATTTTGCAGGTGACTCCCAAAAAGATCTTGCTTTACGAcaataagttcaagaaaaagatgGCGTTAAACAAAGTTTTGGATAAGgaaaaggaagaggaagTATTCAACAGTTATTGTACGGATGAGATCTTGATGCTTTTCTTGACCAATGGTGATGTTAAGATCATAGCCATCAACACTTATAACGAAACTTTCACTGAAATCTCGATTCCTAAAATTTTGTCGGataccatcatcaccactggGTACgtcaccaactccaatatcTTGAATGCTGTCAGCAAAGatgtcaacttgttgatcaaaaataaaaagagaaagttttccaatttgGCTGGCGACAGTATATCCAAAGAATCGGAAGAGAGCTTGGGccccaaacaaaaagtGTTCATTTTGGTTACTGGTGATAATAGAATCGTTTTATTCAACAGGTCACACAATGAAAGATGCTATCAGCTTAATGATATCGACAAGTTCACAGACCATTTGCATTTGGGATTTTTTGAGAACAAAGACTCTTATCCTGATCCGTTCATCAAACAGGTGATGTTTAACGAGATTGGTAACGAAATATCCAAGTCTCAATACTTAACGGTCTTGAccattggtggtgaagtgATTCTCTACAAGttgttctttgatggagaaAACTTCCGGTTTTTGAAAGAGGAAAATTTGCTTATAACAGGAGCACCTCATAGCTCGTTCAatgtcaccaccaaagtgGAAAGACAACTTTTCCATATTGAGAATTTGAGTGGACTAACTGGTATATTCGTCAGTGGAGACGTTCCATACTATATTGTGAAGACCAACCACTCAATTCCTcgaatcttcaagttcgcCAGAATTCCAATCATGTCGTTTGGGAAATTTGCCAATAATCAGTTGATATTTTTGGACGATAAGAAGAACACTCGTATTTGTGAGATCCCCAGCGAGTTCAACTATGAAAATAACTGGCCAGCCCGACAAATCAATATCGGAGAAACCATTAAGGATGTTGCTTATCATGAAACTTCTAACACCTTTGTGATATCCACCTATAAGGAAATCCCTTACAATTGTTTGGACGAAGAAAACGTGCCGATTGTAGGAATAATGGAAGACAAGCCAAGTGCTTTATCATACAAAGGGTCCATCAAATTGGTATCTCCAATTTCCTGGACTGTcattgatgagtttgaacttgacgaTAATGAGGTTGGTACCAAAGTCAGTTCGATGGTTTTAGATGTTGGATCGTCCACCCGAAggttcaagtccaaaagagagtttgtggtgattGGTACGGGGAAGCTTCGAATGGAGGATTTGGCAGCCAACGGGTCTTTCAAGGTGcttgaaatcatcgatGTTATTCCCGAGCCGGGACATCCAGAGACCAACCATAAATTCAAGGAATTCTACAAGGAGGAGACTAAAGGAGCCGTGACGGCTGTGAGTGATGTCAGTGGACGGTTTCTTGTTTCTCAAGGCCAAAAGATCATTGTGAGAGACTTACAAGATGATGGGGTTGTTCCGGTTGCCTTTTTAGACTGCTCAGTGTATGTGAGTGAGAGTAAGAGTTACGGGAACTTTGTACTTTTGGGAGATACCTTGAAGTCCGTGTGGCTTGCTGGATTTGATGCTGAGCCGTACCGAATGATTATGTTAGgaaaagacttgaagctGATAGATGTCAATTGTGCCGATTTTATCGTCAAGGACGAAGAGTTGTACATTATTGTGGGGgacaacaacaacatcttGCATCTTCTTAAGTATGATCCAGAAGACCCCAATTCGTCCAACGGACAGCGACTTGTGGAAAAAGCAGCCTTCAACCTCAATGCCAAGGTGACGCAATTAAAGCAGTTGCCCAACTTAATGGACAATTCGACCCTGTGTATTGGGTCCACCATCGAAGGGTCTTTTTTCACGGTGTTCCCCATCAACGAATCATCCTACAGAAGAATGTACAttcttcagcagcagtTGACGGATAAAGCTTATCACCACTGTGGGTTGAATCCTCGGTTGAATCGGTTTGGAGGCTTGAAGCTCACGGCTAACGAAAGTAACAATAAGCCTATTTTGGACTACGATGTGATCAAGTTGTatgccaagttgaacgaagaTAGAAGGAGAAATATTGGGGCCAAGGTTTCGCGGGAGGGTCTGGAGATCTGGCGGGATAtgcttgagtttgaagCAGGAGTGAAGATGTAA
- the PGA62_1 gene encoding Flocculin type 3 repeat (COG:S; EggNog:ENOG503P9Y8), whose translation MKGSLLSLSLLTILAPVLGDSVVDDSPTSAGSHSSTIPGFFKLSCQSGEPSCTLAAVAPSQFVYSNNTAPVTTSSAPVTTTPVPVTTSTVPVTTSNESKAPETITSIETVTATDVYEVVETVCNHDGECYVTTFYDLFTTYTTTIDGVETVITSAIPYTGTLAADTTTTESQILTEGGDGVATETDISTTVVTITSCSEDKCDTTVATTGLTTVTENETVYTTYCPLSSEDAAATAGEVAANSEAANTDADADAGEDVTQTVIATTVVTITSCSDDKCETAEVTTGLTTVTENETIYTTYCPLSGEAAAAVAEQIKTPESEAEAVAEETKAPESEAAEVAEETKTPESDVTITSTKDKTINVMASNILTQSPAAATTVSQSASVAATSVPPINTYEGSGTVLKTGFVVIALSFVLALI comes from the coding sequence ATGAAAGGATCGTTGTTGTCGTTGTCGTTGTTGACGATACTTGCACCCGTGTTAGGAGATTCCGTAGTGGATGACAGTCCCACCAGTGCTGGATCCCATAGCTCCACCATTCCTGGTTTCTTTAAGCTCAGCTGTCAGTCAGGAGAGCCATCATGTACCCTTGCTGCAGTGGCACCCTCTCAGTTTGTGTACAGTAACAATACCGCACCTGTCACTACAAGTTCCGCACCTGTCACTACTACCCCAGTGCCTGTTACTACCAGTACCGTACCTGTCACCACCAGTAACGAGTCCAAAGCTCCAGAAACCATCACTCTGATAGAGACCGTTACTGCCACCGACGTATATGAAGTGGTGGAAACGGTGTGCAACCATGACGGTGAGTGTTATGTGACAACCTTCTATGACTTGTTCACCACATataccaccaccattgATGGGGTGGAGACCGTCATCACCTCAGCCATCCCTTACACCGGTACCTTGGCCGCtgataccaccaccaccgaatCCCAGATTCTCACCGAGGGCGGCGACGGAGTTGCTACTGAAACCGACATCAGCACCACTGTGGTGACCATCACCTCATGCTCGGAGGACAAGTGTGACACAACTGTGGCCACCACTGGCTTGACCACCGTCACCGAAAATGAGACTGTCTATACCACCTACTGTCCTTTGTCCAGTGAAGATGCTGCTGCGACTGCGGGAgaagtggctgcaaattcgGAGGCTGCGAACACCGACGCTGACGCTGACGCTGGAGAAGATGTCACCCAAACCGTAATTGCCACCACCGTGGTGACTATCACCTCGTGCTCCGACGACAAGTGCGAGACCGCCGAGGTTACCACTGGTTTGACTACCGTCACCGAAAATGAAACCATCTACACCACTTACTGCCCATTGTCTGGCGAGGCAGCGGCAGCAGTTGCTGAGCAAATCAAGACTCCTGAAAGCGAGGCAGAAGCCGTTGCTGAGGAAACAAAAGCTCCTGAAAGCGAGGCAGCAGAAGTTGCCGAGGAGACAAAGACCCCCGAAAGCGATGTCACTATCACATCCACCAAAGACAAGACTATTAATGTGATGGCCAGCAATATCCTCACCCAATCCCCTGCGGCCGCCACCACCGTTTCTCAACTGGCTTCGGTGGCAGCCACTTCTGTACCTCCTATTAACACCTACGAAGGTTCTGGTACCGTTCTTAAGACCGGTTTTGTGGTCATCGCTTTATCTTTCGTGCTTGCCTTGATATAG